From the genome of Corallococcus macrosporus DSM 14697:
TGTCCCGCGAGCAGCGGCTCGAGGAGGAGGGCCACCTGCCCGCGGAGGCCGTGGTGCTGGCGGCGCGCGAGCGGGCCCGGCCGGTGTTGATGACGGCGCTGGTGGCGGCGCTGGGGTTCATTCCGATGATGCTCGCCCAGGGGGTGGGCGCGGAGGTTCAGCGGCCCCTTGCCACGGTGGTGGTGGGCGGGCTGGTCACCTCCACGCTGCTGACATTGGTTATCCTCCCCACGCTCTACCCGTGGTTCGCGGGCAGGGCGCGCGCCCAGGCCCGGGCATGAGGGCGCGGAGGAAGGCGGTGCCGTGAGGCTGTTGCTGGTGGAGGACGAGGAGCGGATGGCGAAGCTTCTCCGGCGAGGGCTCGGAGAAGAGGGCCACCTCGTGGACACCTGCCGCACGGCGGAGGACGCGCTGGAGCAGGCGGGGGAGGTGGCCTACGACGCCATCATCCTCGACTGGGCGCTGCCCGGCATGGACGGCGTGGCCCTGCTGCGCCGCTGGCGCGAGCGCGGCTTGATGACGCCGGTGCTGATGCTCACCGCGCGCGGCACGGTGGGGGAGCGGGTGACGGGACTGCGCGCGGGCGCGGACGACTACCTGGTGAAGCCCTTCGCCTTCGAGGAGCTGCTCGCGCGGCTGGAGGCGCTCCACCGCCGCTCGGAGGGCCAGGCGCAGTCCTGGAGCGTGGGGCCCATCCACATCGACACCCGGCGGCGCACGCTGACGTGTGGTGAGCGGGAGGTGACGCTGACCGGCCGTGAGTTCGCGCTGCTGGGGGAGTTCGCCTCGCGCGCGGGGGAGGTCCACACCCGCTCCAGCCTGCTGGCGAAGGTGTGGGGCCCCAGCTTCGACGGGCCGCCCAACATCGTGGACGTCTACGTGGGCTACGTGCGCGCGAAGCTGTCGGACGTGGGCGCGGAGGGCGTGTCCATCCAGGCGGTGCGTGGCGTGGGCTTCCGCCTGGTGGTCGAGGGCTCGCGATGAGGCTGGTCCGGCGGATGTGGCTGTGGGGCGCCGTGGTGCCCGTGGTGGCGGTGGCCGCCGCGCTGGGCGTGGCCGTCCAGGTGTGCCGCGTGGTGCTCGAACGCGCCATGGACGAGGCCCTCCTGTCTCAGGCCGCGGCGGAGAGCGTGAGCCTCTTCGACGCCCCGGACGGGCGCCCACACCTGC
Proteins encoded in this window:
- a CDS encoding response regulator transcription factor; this translates as MRLLLVEDEERMAKLLRRGLGEEGHLVDTCRTAEDALEQAGEVAYDAIILDWALPGMDGVALLRRWRERGLMTPVLMLTARGTVGERVTGLRAGADDYLVKPFAFEELLARLEALHRRSEGQAQSWSVGPIHIDTRRRTLTCGEREVTLTGREFALLGEFASRAGEVHTRSSLLAKVWGPSFDGPPNIVDVYVGYVRAKLSDVGAEGVSIQAVRGVGFRLVVEGSR